The following proteins come from a genomic window of Halictus rubicundus isolate RS-2024b chromosome 8, iyHalRubi1_principal, whole genome shotgun sequence:
- the LOC143356542 gene encoding uncharacterized protein LOC143356542 isoform X3 encodes MRILKTLHWSRIRTGSGVTDIHSQQQQQQQQQQQQQQQQQQQQQQLQENNNAKKPQEGLGPDEMWAPGGLGPHRELPVDVPDTLLQKAYPNKVKNCSSDYRNELRGPRSELASDLSLNLKNETLKSPPAPPPPPPPRISNNADGKTLTSLEQTDVTDASVRSCATRNGHHQPHMLKIELKIESENLEDEDERDRPRKDARETADTDTDKYRRSPSTLGSPDLKNPFKDFDDEEDEGVNEDTNGQKESSVDVDVEEDYPFAKEDYPTMLKTCSDDSASPRSSSGRSDSTAPLDSSLVLRHAKNRGKDSPTYDARRIDLGSPCRPVVPEIKVAPRFGRTRDATSFDNPAYGLADLQDLQGLLMRSDEVSDLTRLIDEQCTVPRLPRDQDRSSPARNKEPRELQTESTPAKSAKTTKTRRQTDDRSKIKAKTRSLDVEELIRSGSSEDLVGIESGSSLSSSSRQRPKKKRHQQISSGYSTLRSDASTDHEHVERSFLVVGSRPYREVAVDCPPDFVPVTKCHPVYPPPNRTPGNSKQNTLEPKRERNGTVGGRDTGPLTGDDGATCTTPSTIAATLPVVTSLPSSSSPTSRLPPNELAQLAASNSDEQRATSEPHPVAARTLDRKRDSSSKKAGLNGLKPAIPPRDQKRAPARPPKDNLRLSTQNNNVETTDYANAEPTQQQLHSIRKYQEQLRKRKDEEERQEILNRSLRGSTKLQALESHATSLAGQENPAYAQDEVTIVASRSHVFANTVQDVEEPPRPLTYGEVVATLERLQLQLRSISGALGISGPGVEAELEAVRTLLVQNRFASALATHHALKSKLRSSKVLKHHTEDACTLARDCVEILEKWQSSSTATGVGGAETITAVEELNGLLTGYDMEALLLAHDSIVSYVDGQQRKQSPSSSSPSGPPSPTSSWRGGSRTVDNIKIIRIEKTNEPLGATVRNEGDAVIIGRVVRGGAADKSGLLHEGDEVLEVNGVEMRGKSVNEVCDILAGMQGSLTFLVLPAPTSHWNNLSNRREDTNQIQHIRAHFDYDPEEDPYIPCRELGVSFQKGDVLHVISQEDPNWWQAYREGEEDQTLAGLIPSKAFQNQRESMKQTIAGDKSTVRSSKKSSTLLCARKNPKKKKRNKFGANYNDDGYPHYATTAIDDYDSEEVLTYEEVALYYPRANHKRPIVLIGPPNIGRHELRQRLMQDSERFAAAIPHTSRPRKDSEVDGQDYHFISRSQFESDILGRKFVEHGEYEKAYYGTSVEAIRTVVNSGKICVLNLHPQSLKILRNSDLKPYVVFVAPPSLEKLRQKRIKNNESFKEEELKDIIEKAREMEDKYGHLFDMIIINTDTDRAYNDLLTEINSLEREPQWVPASWIQ; translated from the exons GTCCCGAATTCGTACCGGCAGTGGCGTGACGGACATACACtcgcagcaacagcagcagcagcagcagcagcagcagcagcagcaacagcagcagcagcagcaacagcagctgCAGGAGAACAACAACGCGAAGAAGCCTCAGGAGGGACTGGGTCCCGATGAGATGTGGGCCCCTGGCGGCCTAGGGCCTCACCGGGAGCTACCAGTCGACGTGCCCGACACCCTTCTCCAGAAGGCCTACCCCAACAAGGTAAAGAACTGCTCTTCCGACTATAGGaacgagcttcgtggcccccgTAGCGAGCTAGCTAGCGACCTCTCCCTAAACCTTAAAAACGAGACCCTTAAGTCGCCGCCTGCTCCTCCGCCGCCTCCGCCGCCTCGCATAAGCAACAACGCGGACGGTAAAACGCTGACTAGCCTAGAGCAAACGGACGTGACGGACGCCAGCGTGCGATCCTGCGCCACCAGGAACGGCCATCATCAGCCGCACATGCTCAAGATCGAGCTGAAGATCGAGTCGGAGAAcctcgaggacgaggacgagcgCGACAGGCCGAGAAAAGACGCGAGAGAGACcgccgacaccgacaccgacaagTACCGTCGTAGTCCTTCGACCCTCGGCTCGCCGGACCTGAAGAATCCTTTCAAGGACTtcgacgacgaggaggacgaAGGAGTGAACGAGGACACGAACGGCCAGAAAGAGTCGAGCGTCGACGTGGACGTCGAAGAAGACTATCCGTTCGCCAAAGAGGATTACCCGACCATGCTGAAGACCTGCAGCGACGACTCCGCCAGTCCAAGAAGCTCCTCGGGCAGGTCGGACAGCACCGCTCCTCTGGACAGTAGCTTGGTGCTGCGACACGCCAAGAACAGAGGCAAAGACTCTCCTACCTACGATGCCAGGAGGATAGATCTAGGTTCTCCTTGCAGACCGGTCGTCCCTGAGATCAAGGTAGCACCGAGGTTCGGTAGGACCAGGGACGCGACGTCGTTCGACAACCCGGCATACGGTCTAGCCGATCTACAGGACCTCCAGGGTCTCTTGATGAGATCCGACGAGGTGTCCGATTTGACACGATTGATCGACGAGCAATGCACCGTTCCTAGACTACCCAGGGACCAGGATAGATCGTCTCCAGCTCGTAACAAGGAGCCCCGAGAGCTGCAGACCGAGTCGACCCCTGCCAAGTCCGCGAAGACCACCAAGACCAGAAGGCAGACCGACGATCGCAGCAAGATCAAGGCAAAGACGAGGAGCCTGGACGTGGAGGAGTTGATCAGGTCGGGGTCAAGCGAGGATCTAGTGGGCATCGAGTCGGGCAGCAGTCTGTCCTCGTCCTCGAGGCAGCGGCCGAAGAAGAAGCGTCACCAGCAAATCTCTAGCGGCTATTCGACGCTGAGGAGCGACGCGTCCACCGATCACGAGCACGTAGAGCGTAGTTTCCTCGTGGTCGGGTCGAGACCGTATCGCGAGGTGGCCGTCGACTGTCCGCCGGATTTCGTGCCGGTGACCAAGTGCCATCCCGTCTATCCCCCGCCGAACAGGACCCCCGGGAACAGCAAGCAGAACACGCTCGAGCCGAAACGGGAGCGTAACGGGACGGTCGGTGGTCGGGATACCGGTCCGTTAACGGGGGATGACGGGGCAACATGTACGACACCGAGCACAATCGCGGCCACCTTGCCGGTAGTTACCTCtctaccgtcgtcgtcgtcgccgacgTCCCGTCTCCCCCCGAACGAGCTCGCGCAGCTGGCTGCTAGTAACAGCGACGAGCAGCGCGCCACTAGCGAGCCGCACCCCGTTGCGGCGCGCACGCTCGACAGAAAGCGCGACTCCTCCTCGAAGAAG GCCGGTCTGAACGGGCTGAAACCTGCCATACCGCCGAGAGATCAAAAGAGGGCGCCAGCCAGACCGCCGAAAGATAACCTGCGTCTGTCCACGCAGAACAATAATGTGGAGACCACCGATTACGCCAATGCCGAGCCCACCCAGCAGCAGCTGCACTCCATCAGAAAATACCAG GAGCAGCTGCGGAAACGgaaggatgaggaggagagGCAGGAGATACTCAATCGATCGCTGCGAGGATCAACGAAGCTCCAGGCGTTGGAGAGCCACGCGACCAGCCTCGCAGGACAAGAGAATCCTGCCTACGCTCAGGACGAGGTGACGATCGTCGCTAGCCGCAGCCATGTCTTCGCGAACACGGTGCAGGACGTCGAGGAGCCTCCCAGGCCCCTCA CGTACGGAGAGGTGGTGGCGACCCTGGAGAGGCTACAGCTCCAGCTGCGCAGCATTTCCGGTGCTCTGGGGATCTCCGGACCCGGCGTCGAAGCGGAACTCGAAGCGGTCAGGACGTTGCTGGTCCAGAACCGTTTTGCCTCCGCCCTGGCCACCCATCACGCCCTGAAGAGCAAGCTGAGATCGAGCAAAGTTCTGAAGCATCACACGGAGGACGCGTGCACGCTGGCCCGGGAT TGCGTCGAGATTCTGGAGAAGTGGCAATCGTCGTCGACGGCAACAGGTGTCGGCGGAGCGGAAACGATAACAGCCGTCGAGGAGCTGAACGGTCTCCTGACGGGCTACGACATGGAGGCTCTGCTTCTGGCGCACGACTCGATCGTTTCGTACGTCGACGGACAGCAGAGGAAACAGAGTCCGTCGTCCTCGTCGCCCAGCGGACCACCCAGCCCGACCTCCAGCTGGAGAGGAGGCTCCCGGACGGTGGACAACATTAAGATCATCAGGATCGAGAAGACGAACGAACCCCTGGGTGCTACCGTGAGGAACGAGGGCGACGCCGTCATCATAG GTCGCGTGGTACGTGGCGGCGCAGCAGACAAGTCAGGCCTCCTGCACGAGGGCGACGAGGTCCTTGAAGTGAACGGCGTCGAGATGCGTGGGAAGAGTGTGAACGAGGTCTGCGACATCCTGGCTGGTATGCAGGGCAGTCTGACTTTCCTGGTGTTGCCAGCTCCCACGAGTCACTGGAACAACCTGTCGAATCGAAGAGAGGACACCAACCAG ATACAACACATACGAGCGCACTTCGACTACGACCCCGAAGAGGACCCTTATATTCCCTGTCGAGAGCTGGGCGTTAGCTTCCAGAAGGGCGACGTGCTGCACGTGATCTCTCAGGAGGATCCGAACTGGTGGCAAGCGTACCGAGAAGGCGAGGAGGACCAAACCCTGGCCGGTCTGATCCCCAGCAAAGCCTTCCAGAACCA ACGGGAGTCGATGAAGCAGACGATCGCCGGCGACAAATCGACCGTGCGCAGCTCGAAGAAGTCCAGCACGCTGCTCTGCGCCCGTAAGaacccgaagaagaagaagcgaaaCAAGTTCGGGGCGAATTACAACGACGACGGTTATCCGCATTACGCAACGACAGCCATCGACG ATTACGACAGCGAGGAGGTGTTAACGTACGAGGAAGTCGCGTTGTACTATCCTAGGGCGAACCATAAGAGACCCATCGTTCTGATCGGACCGCCGAACATTGGCAGACACGAGCTGAGACAGAGACTGATGCAGGACAGCGAGCGTTTTGCGGCGGCAATTCCTC ACACGAGTCGTCCCCGGAAGGACTCCGAAGTAGACGGACAGGACTACCACTTCATCTCTCGCTCTCAGTTCGAGTCGGACATCCTCGGTCGTAAGTTCGTGGAGCACGGTGAATACGAGAAGGCGTACTACGGCACGTCTGTGGAGGCGATACGGACCGTGGTGAACTCCGGGAAAATCTGTGTACTGAACCTGCACCCGCAGAGCCTGAAGATCCTGCGCAACTCGGACCTGAAGCCTTACGTGGTGTTCGTCGCGCCGCCCAGCTTGGAGAAGCTGCGACAGAAGAGGATCAAGAACAACGAGAGTTTCAAGGAAGAAGAGCTGAAGGACATAATCGAGAAAGCGCGGGAGATGGAGGACAAGTACGGCCACCTATTCGACATGATCATCATAAACACCGACACGGATCGAGCGTACAACGATCTGCTGACGGAGATCAACTCCCTGGAAAGGGAACCGCAATGGGTGCCGGCGTCCTGGATACAATAA